Proteins found in one Planococcus citri chromosome 2, ihPlaCitr1.1, whole genome shotgun sequence genomic segment:
- the LOC135833819 gene encoding protein NDUFAF4 homolog isoform X2, giving the protein MGNTFTVFGRHALKRVRRFNVQSRTEKYPERHHDKPERAPLYEATMREVEKLTKEMPDLTEEMKKKDDTLLNNLRKVYVTSEGDNKDSFSQERVDSSREAEFLQAKRSTRRRSTWKIHHIARFNHHSAVSKKHHREFDESFSRSIQFGTFCCCQNNQTR; this is encoded by the exons ATGGGCAATACGTTCACGGTTTTCGGCCGACATGCTCTAAAAAGAGTTCGACGATTCAATGTTCAAAGTAGAACCGAAAAGTATCCGGAAAGGCATCACGATAAGCCGGAAAGAGCTCCTCTCTACGAAGCCACCATGAGAGAAGTGGAGAAATTGACGAAAG AAATGCCCGATTTGACggaagaaatgaaaaagaaagatgATACCTTGTTGAATAATCTGCGCAAAGTTTACGTCACCTCTGAAGGCGATAATAAA GATAGTTTTTCTCAAGAAAGAGTAGATTCGAGTAGGGAAGCTGAATTTTTACAAGCCAAAAGAAGTACTCGACGACGCTCCACCTGGAAAATACACCACATAGCACGCTTTAACCATCATTCAGCAGTATCAAAGAAACACCATCGCGAATTCGACGAAAGCTTTAGCCGCTCAATTCAATTTGGAACCTTCTGTTGTTG CCAAAATAACCAAACACGTTGA
- the LOC135833819 gene encoding protein NDUFAF4 homolog isoform X1 codes for MGNTFTVFGRHALKRVRRFNVQSRTEKYPERHHDKPERAPLYEATMREVEKLTKEMPDLTEEMKKKDDTLLNNLRKVYVTSEGDNKDSFSQERVDSSREAEFLQAKRSTRRRSTWKIHHIARFNHHSAVSKKHHREFDESFSRSIQFGTFCCWYGISSRHSEFFNAD; via the exons ATGGGCAATACGTTCACGGTTTTCGGCCGACATGCTCTAAAAAGAGTTCGACGATTCAATGTTCAAAGTAGAACCGAAAAGTATCCGGAAAGGCATCACGATAAGCCGGAAAGAGCTCCTCTCTACGAAGCCACCATGAGAGAAGTGGAGAAATTGACGAAAG AAATGCCCGATTTGACggaagaaatgaaaaagaaagatgATACCTTGTTGAATAATCTGCGCAAAGTTTACGTCACCTCTGAAGGCGATAATAAA GATAGTTTTTCTCAAGAAAGAGTAGATTCGAGTAGGGAAGCTGAATTTTTACAAGCCAAAAGAAGTACTCGACGACGCTCCACCTGGAAAATACACCACATAGCACGCTTTAACCATCATTCAGCAGTATCAAAGAAACACCATCGCGAATTCGACGAAAGCTTTAGCCGCTCAATTCAATTTGGAACCTTCTGTTGTTGGTATGGTATAAGTTCTCGCCATTCGGAATTTTTCAACGCGGATTAA
- the hfp gene encoding poly(U)-binding-splicing factor half pint, which yields MNGVETSNDYGEKSMESTVSEAVPTSCSMNQAPLLTNGVQENDRERSKDDGNENGSTFLSAPINNFIQTGNLITGPGARYGILGALGAPLPKLTSEQQDAVNHAKKYAMEQSIKMVLMKQTLAHQQQLMATQRNQVQRQQALALMCRVYVGSISFELKEDTIRQAFSPFGPIKSINMSWDPITQKHKGFAFVEYDIPEAAQLSLEQMNGVMLGGRNIKVVGRPSNMPQAQSVIDEITEEAKQYNRIYVASIHPDLTEDDIKSVFEAFGPIKSCRLQPSSSPHRHKGYGFIEYETKQAAQEAIASMNLFDLGGQYLRVGRAITPPNALHSSSTSASHMPTAAAVAAAAATAKIQAMDAVATTAVLGITKLSSQLGAQTVIPAALPALQSIAPGVAPALAAASAASVTSSAVGLPAAIPPPGIAIPQQIRAPVPIIASTPVIGSPVMTAVAVAAAAAAAATNSTTGAGPAAAAVSAISMASQHGSGSNAGATIGSSTGGGIAAATAAASGLSLQVDAMKRAQEQANQKKQEELQKKLLEDVEPQTLQQQENMSIKGQSARHLVMQKLMRKVESKVVILRNMVGPEDVDESLQEEIQDECSKYGNVERVIIYNEKQSEEDDDDVIVKIFVEFSAMSEAEKAKDALGGRFFAGRVVKAELYEQQLFDHNDFSG from the exons ATGAATGGGGTGGAAACG TCGAATGATTACGGCGAGAAATCAATGGAAAGTACCGTGTCAGAGGCAGTTCCAACGAGCTGCTCGATGAATCAAGCTCCATTATTAACAAACGGTGTACAAGAAAACGATCGCGAGCGTTCTAAAGATG ATGGCAACGAAAATGGCTCGACGTTTCTTTCAGCTCCCATCAATAACTTTATACAAACCGGAAATTTAATCACTG GTCCAGGAGCGCGATATGGTATTTTAGGTGCTTTGGGAGCGCCGCTACCTAAATTAACCAGCGAACAACAAGATGCTGTGAATCATGCCAAGAAATACGCGATGGAGCAAAGTATCAAGATGGTATTGATGAAGCAAACGTTGGCTCATCAGCAGCAA TTGATGGCTACGCAACGAAATCAGGTGCAAAGACAGCAAGCGCTCGCTTTGATGTGTAG aGTATACGTAGGTAGTATAAGTTTTGAATTGAAGGAAGATACCATAAGACAGGCGTTTTCGCCTTTTGGTCCGATCAAATCGATCAACATGTCTTGGGATCCGATTACTCAAAAACATAAAGGATTCGCATTTGTAGAGTACGATATTCCAGAAGCGGCGCAGTTGTCGTTAGAACAAATGAACGGCGTCATGTTGGGCGGCAGGAATATCAAAGTG GTTGGCCGGCCGAGTAATATGCCTCAAGCGCAATCGGTCATCGACGAAATCACCGAAGAAGCGAAGCAGTACAATCGTATTTACGTGGCGTCTATTCATCCTGACCTCACTGAGGACGATATCAAAAG CGTATTCGAAGCATTTGGTCCGATCAAGTCGTGCAGATTGCAACCGAGTAGTTCGCCGCATCGGCACAAAGGATACGGCTTTATCGAGTACGAAACGAAACAAGCCGCCCAAGAGGCGATCGCGTCCATGAATTTATTCGACTTGGGAGGTCAGTATTTACGCGTCGGCCGAGCCATTACGCCTCCGAATGCGTTGCATTCGTCTTCTACGTCGGCTAGTCACATGCCAACGGCGGCGGCCGTAGCGGCGGCTGCCGCTACCGCCAAAATTCAAGCGATGGACGCGGTCGCGACCACCGCCGTCCTCGGCATCACCAAATTGAGTTCTCAGTTGGGAGCGCAGACCGTAATACCGGCGGCGTTGCCGGCCTTGCAGTCGATCGCGCCCGGCGTAGCTCCGGCTCTGGCGGCGGCCTCCGCTGCTTCGGTCACGTCTTCCGCTGTCGGACTGCCTGCCGCCATTCCGCCACCCGGTATCGCTATTCCGCAACAGATTCGAGCTCCCGTTCCCATAATAGCGAGCACGCCGGTCATCGGATCGCCCGTTATGACGGCCGTTGCCGTCGCTGCGGCGGCAGCAGCCGCCGCCACCAATTCTACCACCGGTGCCGGCCCCGCCGCCGCCGCTGTTTCCGCCATTTCCATGGCTTCTCAACACGGTAGCGGCAGCAACGCTGGCGCCACCATCGGCAGCTCAACTGGCGGCGGAATCGCTGCCGCCACCGCTGCAGCTTCCGGACTCAGTTTGCAGGTCGACGCTATGAAACGCGCTCAAGAACAAGCTAAC caaaaaaaacaagaagaattgcaaaaaaaattactagaagACGTGGAACCTCAGACTTTGCAGCAACAAGAGAATATGTCCATCAAGGGACAAAGTGCTAGACATTTGGTTATGCAGAAATTAATGCGTAAAGTAGAG AGCAAAGTGGTCATTCTCCGTAATATGGTCGGACCGGAAGACGTGGACGAGTCTCTTCAAGAAGAAATTCAAGACGAATGTTCCAA GTACGGTAATGTGGAACGAGTTATAATATATAACGAAAAACAATCCGAAGAAGATGACGACGATGTGATTGTCAAGATTTTTGTCGAATTCAGCGCCATGTCGG AAGCGGAAAAAGCGAAAGATGCTTTGGGTGGACGATTCTTTGCCGGACGTGTTGTTAAAGCCGAACTTTACGAACAACAGCTGTTCGAtcataatgatttttctggataA
- the LOC135833814 gene encoding uridine diphosphate glucose pyrophosphatase NUDT14-like gives MEIKNLSTAPLGDSLFIKPMEIRYTINGHERKWDYIECHNSVAIIIFNVSRRTLVCVKQFRPAVYVQNIPLQDRNGPIDLVKYPPNLGITVEFCAGIVDKNKSLREIAKEEVLEETGYDVSIENLHEIKVFKSNVGTAVDEIHLFYTEVDDSMKKGDGGGLEDEGEYIEVVELTLEEARQICEQTTTLNNYCGFLYGLLWFLHNKSAYFHQTCSQSSTLEN, from the exons ATGGAAATAAAAAACTTATCTACAGCGCCGCTGGGTGACTCGCTCTTCATCAAGCCGATGGAAATACGTTACACGATT AATGGACACGAAAGAAAATGGGATTACATCGAATGCCACAATAG CGTCGCCATAATCATTTTCAACGTTTCCAGACGAACGCTCGTGTGCGTTAAACAATTCAGACCag CCGTATACGTGCAAAATATTCCGTTGCAAGATCGAAACGGCCCTATAGATCTCGTCAAATATCCGCCCAACCTCGGCATCACCGTAGAATTTTGCGCAGGTATTGTGGATAAAAATAAATCGTTGCGCGAAATAGCCAAAGAAGAAGTGTTGGAAGAAACTGGTTACGATGTTTCCATCGAAAACCTGCATGAAATAAAAGTTTTCAA GTCTAACGTGGGAACAGCGGTCGACGAAATTCATCTATTTTACACGGAAGTCGATGACAGCATGAAAAAAGGCGACG GTGGAGGACTAGAAGACGAGGGAGAGTATATCGAAGTCGTCGAATTGACGTTGGAAGAAGCGCGACAAATATGCGAACAAACGACCACGCTGAATAATTACTGCGGCTTTCTTTACGGTTTATTATGGTTTCTACATAATAAAAGCGCGTATTTTCATCAG ACTTGCAGCCAATCCTCAACACTTGAAAACtag
- the Atg6 gene encoding beclin-1-like protein: protein MKMENNVYISFVCQRCLQPLCLDPTFSNVGEHRIAELSLPLFSPPDVELEFQNTNFDHFIPAFSLTDSSNGSNGFTILGDAEASNLSYHMKVASGLFDIISGNTEINHPLCEECTDALLDIMDQHFRMIEDDCLHYKLYLEKLNKEGDYDIQTLTRELEELCKEETRLSEELKSCEEEERCVKDDIAKAEADKEQIENDEDRFWKQYNKYSRDLFCLEDEYRSTEYQLNYAQFHLDRLKKTNVFNTTFHIWHKGHFGTINNFRLGRLPSAPVDWSEINAAWGQTTLLLVALARKSNLTFQKYRLVPYGSHSYVEVLADHKELPLYGSGGFRFLLNPKFDSAMVAFLDCLQQFKEEVEKGKSGFNLPYRMEKGKIKDSGTGKSYSITIQFNSEEQWTKALKLMLTNLKWVVAWVASQFCND from the exons atgaaaatggagaaTAACGTTTATATCAGCTTTGTGTGTCAACGTTGCTTGCAACCTCTATGTTTGGACCCGACATTCAGTAATGTAGGCGAGCACAGAATTGCCGAATTGTCGT TACCATTATTTTCGCCTCCCGATGTCGAGTTGGAATTTCAGAATACAAATTTCGACCACTTTATTCCGGCATTCAGTTTAACGGATTCCAGCAATGGGTCGAACGGGTTCACAATTCTCGGAGACGCCGAAGCTTCTAATTTGAGTTATCATATGAAG GTCGCTTCCGGCTTGTTTGATATAATTTCGGGGAACACGGAGATCAACCATCCGCTATGTGAAGAGTGTACGGACGCGTTACTCGACATAATGGACCAACACTTTCGAATGATCGAGGACGACTGTCTACATTATAAGTTATACCTTGAAAA ATTGAACAAAGAAGGCGATTACGATATACAGACATTGACCAGAGAATTGGAAGAG ttATGCAAAGAAGAAACGAGACTATCCGAAGAGCTAAAATCTTGCGAAGAAGAAGAGCGATGCGTTAAAGATGATATAGCCAAAGCGGAAGCGGATAAGGAGCAAATTGAAAACGACGAAGATCGCTTCTGGAAACAGTATAATAAGTATAGTCGCGATTTGTTTTGTTTAGAAGACGAATACAGAAG TACGGAATATCAATTGAATTACGCGCAATTCCATTTGGACCGGTTAAAGAAAACTAACGTTTTCAATACGACGTTTCACATTTGGCACAAAGGACATTTCGGAACGATTAACAATTTTCGCCTCGGGCGTCTTCCATCGGCTCCAGTCGACTGGAGTGAAATAAATGCCGCTTGGGGACAGACCACGCTGCTGCTGGTCGCGTTAGCTCGTAAATCGAATCTCACCTTTCAAAAGTATCGTTTGGTACCCTACGGCAGTCATTCTTACGTCGAG GTTTTGGCCGATCATAAGGAATTACCGCTATACGGCAGCGGTGGCTTCAGGTTCTTATTGAATCCTAAATTTGATTCGGCTATGGTGGCTTTTCTCGATTGCTTGCAACAGTTTAAAGAAGAAGTTGAGAAAGGCAAATCTGGCTTCAATTTACCATACCGTATGGAGAAAGGCAAAATCAAGGATTCTGGTACCGGCAAGTCGTATTCGATAAC TATTCAGTTCAATTCCGAGGAGCAATGGACGAAAGCGCTGAAATTAATGTTGACTAATCTCAAGTGGGTTGTCGCGTGGGTTGCTTCTCAGTTTTGCAACGATTAA
- the LOC135833823 gene encoding uncharacterized protein LOC135833823, which produces MSVPSGMAKNGADSELDWVLLRQQLDEEREKDTFVPPYKKSWLVKLGVTATALSFGYALFNMNNSKKMIRGASSRIMFQFLTIVVFGVGYYDYTKSPEYAERKNKRW; this is translated from the exons atGTCTGTTCCTTCTGGGATGGCGAAGAACGGTGCCGACTCGGAATTAGACTGGGTATTATTGCGTCAACAGCTAGACGAAGAAAGAGAAAAGGATACATTTGTGCCGCCTTACAAGAAAAGTTGGCTCGTGAAATTAG GAGTGACTGCCACTGCTTTATCGTTCGGTTACGCTTTGTTCAACATgaacaattctaaaaaaatgatcagagGAGCGAGTTCTCGtataatgtttcaatttttaaccatcGTAGTGTTCGGCGTGGGTTATTACGACTATACGAAATCACCGGAATACGCAGAAAGAAAGAACAAACGATGGTAG
- the LOC135833815 gene encoding succinate dehydrogenase [ubiquinone] cytochrome b small subunit, mitochondrial-like, with product MMNSLTICSRAFKPSITAINCGKIALNRSVYILSSRPRVSYCNFANNVSKCRLGYLKSFTLNQITANGKRLVSNNSASPVPSYKNKDHANVWLWERFVAVGLLGVIPFLADKSSPKAVEYIAVTLLTVHLHWGLEAICTDYLRPSVVGTVIPKCIPVIVLAPLGFLLYGLVNSIQSDRGITHVLRQFWYLKTTEQLKIEQSQ from the exons ATGATGAATAGTTTGACGATATGTTCACGCGCCTTCAAGCCTTCGATCACTG CGATCAACTGTGGTAAAATCGCCCTCAACCGAAGCGTCTATATTTTGTCATCGAGACCGCGCGTCAGTTATTGCAATTTTGCGAACAACGTCAGCAAATGCCGCCTCGGATACTTGAAGAGTTTCACCTTGAATCAG aTAACGGCTAATGGTAAACGACTGGTGTCGAACAATTCGGCCTCTCCGGTGCCGTCTTACAAAAACAAAGATCACGCTAACGTGTGGTTGTGGGAACGCTTCGTGGCTGTAGGATTGCTCGGAGTTATTCCATTTTTAGCCGATAAATCGTCGCCTAAGGCGGTCGAATATATAGCCGTTACTCTCCTAACTGTGCACTTACATTG GGGCCTGGAAGCGATTTGTACGGATTATTTACGACCATCTGTTGTCGGAACTGTAATACCAAAATGTATACCAGTCATCGTTTTGGCTCCGCTCGGTTTCCTGCTTTACGGTCTCGTTAATTCGATTCAGTCCGACCGTGGAATTACTCACGTACTTCGGCAGTTCTGGTATTTGAAAACCACCGAGCAACTGAAAATCGAACAAAGTCAGTAG
- the LOC135833810 gene encoding adipocyte plasma membrane-associated protein Hemomucin-like isoform X1: MLNLKYWLYCSLTLVAIVLALIFAPGLPPYDAEFTAYELPPTKKLLGALSLNEKLDGAERLFENLIKGPESLAYDDGILYTGVHGGLVLKIIDDKLIPFVKFGKSCEGIHQEHICGRPLGLHLDPSSKDLYVADAYYGLFKVNTTTGTVSQLVRPDTLIEGKTAKLFNSLLVASDGSVYWTDSDSNFDLKNLAYSMLADGSGRLIKYNPQDGTNTVLMNGISFANGVALAKDESFILVAETMKFRVLRYYLKGAKKGSFDVFADGLPGSPDNLRSDENGDFYVGLVMARDDQLTPAFMRNMGRYPLIRKLIARLLATTQSALELIDRNWPHNMLQKAIHSIGHCETLLNVFPQIKRVSIIKFNKNGDIIDSLHSTDGRISGICEVQFVGEYAYLASPFNHYLARVNLQPTKKQTNRLN, from the exons ATGTTGAATCTCAAGTATTGGTTGTATTGCTCGTTAACCTTGGTCGCGATCGTGCTCGCTCTAATATTTGCTCCTGGATTGCCGCCTTACGATGCTGAATTCACCGCGTACGA GCTGCCTCCAACCAAAAAGTTGCTCGGTGCGTTATCGCTGAACGAGAAATTGGACGGAGCCGAACGATTGTTCGAGAATTTAATCAAAGGCCCCGAAAGTCTCGCGTACGACGACGGAATTTTGTACACCGGAGTTCACGGCGGActtgtgttgaaaataatcgacGATAAGTTGATACCATTcgtgaaatttggaaaatcgtgCG AAGGAATACACCAAGAGCACATTTGTGGCAGACCACTCGGCTTACATTTGGATCCAAGCTCCAAAGATTTGTACGTAGCCGATGCTTACTACGGTTTATTCAAAGTTAACACAACTACCG GAACCGTGTCGCAGTTGGTGCGCCCAGATACTCTTATCGAAGGAAAAACTGCCAAGTTGTTTAACTCTTTGCTCGTCGCTTCCGATGGCTCTGTTTATTGGACGGATTCCGATAgtaatttcgatttaaaaaatctcgCATATTCCATGCTTGCCGATGGTAGCGGGCG TCTCATCAAGTATAATCCTCAAGATGGAACGAATACTGTGCTTATGAATGGCATATCATTTGCCAATGGAGTCGCGTTGGCAAAGGACGAATCCTTTATTTTGGTCGCAGAAACGATGAAATTCCGCGTTCTGAG GTACTATTTGAAAGGAGCTAAAAAAGGCAGTTTCGACGTTTTTGCGGACGGATTACCTGGTTCGCCAGATAATCTGAGGAGCGACGAAAACGGAGATTTTTACGTAGGCCTCGTTATGGCTAGAGACGACCAATTGACTCCGGCGTTTATGAGAAATATGGGCCGATATCCTTTGATTAGAAAATTGATCGCGCGACTTCTAGCCACCACGCAAAGCGCTCTCGAGCTGATCGATCGAAATTGGCCGCATAATATGTTGCAAAAAGCTATCCATTCG ATTGGTCACTGCGAAACGCTTTTGAACGTATTTCCTCAAATAAAACGCGTCAGTATTATCAAATTCAATAAGAACGGCGATATCATCGACAGCCTGCATTCGACGGACGGTCGTATTTCAGGAATCTGCGAAGTTCAATTTGTTGGCGAATACGCTTATTTAGCTTCACCCTTCAATCATTACTTAGCCAGAGTGAATTTACAACCGACAAAGAAACAAACTAACCGTCTCAACTGA
- the LOC135833810 gene encoding adipocyte plasma membrane-associated protein Hemomucin-like isoform X2 produces the protein MLNLKYWLYCSLTLVAIVLALIFAPGLPPYDAEFTAYELPPTKKLLGALSLNEKLDGAERLFENLIKGPESLAYDDGILYTGVHGGLVLKIIDDKLIPFVKFGKSCEGIHQEHICGRPLGLHLDPSSKDLYVADAYYGLFKVNTTTGTVSQLVRPDTLIEGKTAKLFNSLLVASDGSVYWTDSDSNFDLKNLAYSMLADGSGRYYLKGAKKGSFDVFADGLPGSPDNLRSDENGDFYVGLVMARDDQLTPAFMRNMGRYPLIRKLIARLLATTQSALELIDRNWPHNMLQKAIHSIGHCETLLNVFPQIKRVSIIKFNKNGDIIDSLHSTDGRISGICEVQFVGEYAYLASPFNHYLARVNLQPTKKQTNRLN, from the exons ATGTTGAATCTCAAGTATTGGTTGTATTGCTCGTTAACCTTGGTCGCGATCGTGCTCGCTCTAATATTTGCTCCTGGATTGCCGCCTTACGATGCTGAATTCACCGCGTACGA GCTGCCTCCAACCAAAAAGTTGCTCGGTGCGTTATCGCTGAACGAGAAATTGGACGGAGCCGAACGATTGTTCGAGAATTTAATCAAAGGCCCCGAAAGTCTCGCGTACGACGACGGAATTTTGTACACCGGAGTTCACGGCGGActtgtgttgaaaataatcgacGATAAGTTGATACCATTcgtgaaatttggaaaatcgtgCG AAGGAATACACCAAGAGCACATTTGTGGCAGACCACTCGGCTTACATTTGGATCCAAGCTCCAAAGATTTGTACGTAGCCGATGCTTACTACGGTTTATTCAAAGTTAACACAACTACCG GAACCGTGTCGCAGTTGGTGCGCCCAGATACTCTTATCGAAGGAAAAACTGCCAAGTTGTTTAACTCTTTGCTCGTCGCTTCCGATGGCTCTGTTTATTGGACGGATTCCGATAgtaatttcgatttaaaaaatctcgCATATTCCATGCTTGCCGATGGTAGCGGGCG GTACTATTTGAAAGGAGCTAAAAAAGGCAGTTTCGACGTTTTTGCGGACGGATTACCTGGTTCGCCAGATAATCTGAGGAGCGACGAAAACGGAGATTTTTACGTAGGCCTCGTTATGGCTAGAGACGACCAATTGACTCCGGCGTTTATGAGAAATATGGGCCGATATCCTTTGATTAGAAAATTGATCGCGCGACTTCTAGCCACCACGCAAAGCGCTCTCGAGCTGATCGATCGAAATTGGCCGCATAATATGTTGCAAAAAGCTATCCATTCG ATTGGTCACTGCGAAACGCTTTTGAACGTATTTCCTCAAATAAAACGCGTCAGTATTATCAAATTCAATAAGAACGGCGATATCATCGACAGCCTGCATTCGACGGACGGTCGTATTTCAGGAATCTGCGAAGTTCAATTTGTTGGCGAATACGCTTATTTAGCTTCACCCTTCAATCATTACTTAGCCAGAGTGAATTTACAACCGACAAAGAAACAAACTAACCGTCTCAACTGA
- the LOC135833813 gene encoding deoxyhypusine hydroxylase-like: protein MTVDAEYVRKVGAELKNARYPLKRRFRALFTLKNLKNDESVRVISQCFDDKSALLKHELAYCLGQINLPSAVSTLIRVLEDEEQQPVVRHEAAEALGAIGDKRAINTLRKFQTNRVTEIAETCEIALGRLEFLDHGGAVDSNMYGTVDPAPPSSVTDLPTLTEMYLNENLGIFERYRAMFALRNLNTNSSVEIIAKGFSSKSALFRHEVAFVLGQLQNPASIPALTKVVRDESESNMVRHEAIEALGSIGTSDCVEIIRKFVDDSDDLVRESCVVALDIREYNHSSQFQPLDEDV from the exons ATGACGGTAGATGCGGAATATGTTCGAAAGGTTGGTGCCGAATTGAAAAACGCGCGATATCCTCTAAAGAGAAGATTCCGAGCTCTCTTCacgctgaaaaatttgaaaaatgacgaatCCGTGCGAGTCATTAGCCAGTGTTTCGACGACAAATCGGCTCTACTGAAACACGAACTGGCTTATTGTTTAGGTCAAATAAATCTTCCGTCGGCGGTGTCCACCCTGATTCGAGTACTGGAAGACGAAGAGCAGCAGCCTGTCGTCCGTCACGAAGCTG CCGAAGCGTTGGGAGCCATCGGCGATAAACGGGCGATTAACACGTTGCGCAAATTTCAAACGAACCGTGTTACCGAAATAGCGGAAACCTGCGAAATAGCGTTGGGGCGACTGGAATTTTTGGACCACGGCGGCGCGGTAGACTCCAACATGTACGGTACCGTCGATCCCGCTCCTCCGAGCAGCGTCACCGATCTACCAACGTTGACGGAAATGTATTTGAATGAGAATCTCGGCATATTCGAACGCTATCGAGCTATGTTCgcgttgagaaatttgaataccaACTCCAGCGTGGAAATAATCGCCAAAG GTTTCAGTTCGAAGAGCGCGCTCTTTCGTCACGAAGTTGCTTTCGTGCTGGGACAGTTGCAGAATCCTGCGAGTATTCCCGCTTTGACGAAAGTGGTGCGAGACGAATCCGAAAGTAACATGGTGAGACACGAAGCGATCGAAGCTCTCGGTTCCATCGGGACCTCGGACTGTGTCGAAATTATTCGTAAGTTTGTCGACGATTCCGATGACTTGGTTCGTGAAAGCTGCGTCGTAGCTTTAGACATTCGAGAGTATAACCATTCGTCTCAATTTCAACCTTTGGACGAGGACGTTTGA